The following coding sequences are from one Lycium ferocissimum isolate CSIRO_LF1 chromosome 3, AGI_CSIRO_Lferr_CH_V1, whole genome shotgun sequence window:
- the LOC132050540 gene encoding uncharacterized protein LOC132050540 encodes MLASTALNLGSLCNLPTHYSHKPCLFLQSSPFLASPNNTVIKHCNGWKLSRPTKRAVAAVDSSAPAEKQETERKKYYFLVANAKFMLDEEEHFQEQLFERRRLYEERNKETDFWLIVEPKFLDKFPNITKRLKRPAVALVSTNGPWITFMKLRLDRVLQESYEADSLEEALACTPVNLEFEKPEKWTAPYPKYESGWWESFLPPGSQTSKV; translated from the exons ATGTTAGCTTCAACAGCTCTGAATCTTGGTTCATTGTGCAATTTGCCAACCCATTATTCTCATAAACCTTGTCTGTTTTTACAATCTTCACCATTCTTGGCATCACCTAACAACACTGTTATCAAGCACTGTAATGGCTGGAAATTAAGTAGACCTACTAAGAGGGCTGTTGCTGCTGTTGATTCATCTGCTCCTGCTGAAAag CAAGAGACGGAAAGGAAGAAGTACTATTTTCTTGTTGCCAATGCCAAATTTATGTTGGATGAAGAGGAGCATTTCCAGGAGCAATTGTTTGAGCGTCGTCGCCTGTATGAAGAGCGCAACAAAGAAACGGATTTCTGGCTTATAGTTGAGCCCAAGTTCTTGGACAAGTTCCCTAATATCACCAAGAGACTCAAGAGACCTGCTGTAGCACTTGTTTCAACGAATGGCCCATGGATCAC GTTCATGAAATTGAGGCTAGACAGAGTTTTACAAGAGAGTTATGAGGCTGACAGTTTAGAAGAAGCTTTGGCATGTACTCCTGTTAATCTTGAGTTTGAAAAGCCTGAAAAATGGACAGCACCATACCCAAAGTATGAGTCCGGGTGGTGGGAGTCTTTCTTGCCCCCTGGATCCCAAACGTCAAAGGTATGA